In Halobaculum rubrum, the following are encoded in one genomic region:
- a CDS encoding aminoglycoside N(3)-acetyltransferase: MSEHEVVERTDAPLTTDGLRADLRELGVTPGETALVHSSLSAIGWVAGGAPTVVDALLGAVTARGTLAVPTHSTQLSDPTSWENPPVPDEWVESIKAEAAPYRPDVTPTRGVGAIPECLRDCPGARRSRHPTTSFAAWGADAEAVTADHAYDSPMGEESPLARLYDRDALIVRIGVDANTSLHLAEYRADYGGEPERDGGPVIVDGEREWVEFTEPESRDDFRAIEAAFESAQGGEVWRGTVGDAEATVCRMRPLVDFAAEWLEANR, translated from the coding sequence ATGAGCGAACACGAGGTCGTCGAGCGCACCGACGCGCCGCTGACGACCGACGGGCTGCGTGCGGACCTGCGTGAACTGGGCGTGACGCCCGGCGAGACCGCGCTCGTCCACTCGTCGCTGTCGGCGATCGGGTGGGTCGCCGGCGGCGCGCCGACCGTCGTCGACGCGCTGCTGGGGGCGGTGACCGCGCGGGGGACGCTCGCGGTGCCGACCCACTCGACGCAGCTGTCCGACCCCACGAGCTGGGAGAACCCCCCCGTTCCGGACGAGTGGGTCGAGTCGATCAAAGCGGAGGCGGCGCCGTACCGCCCCGATGTGACGCCGACGCGGGGTGTCGGTGCGATCCCGGAGTGTCTGCGCGACTGCCCCGGTGCGCGGCGGAGTCGCCACCCGACCACGTCGTTCGCGGCGTGGGGCGCCGACGCCGAGGCGGTGACCGCGGATCACGCGTACGACTCGCCGATGGGGGAGGAGTCGCCGCTCGCGCGGCTGTACGACCGCGACGCGCTGATCGTCCGGATCGGCGTCGACGCGAACACCTCGCTGCACCTCGCGGAGTACCGCGCCGACTACGGCGGGGAGCCCGAGCGCGACGGCGGTCCGGTGATCGTCGACGGCGAGCGCGAGTGGGTCGAGTTCACCGAGCCGGAGTCGCGCGACGACTTCCGGGCGATCGAGGCCGCCTTCGAGTCCGCTCAGGGTGGCGAGGTATGGCGAGGAACCGTCGGCGACGCCGAGGCCACGGTCTGCCGGATGCGGCCGCTCGTCGACTTCGCCGCC